Proteins encoded in a region of the Mercenaria mercenaria strain notata chromosome 1, MADL_Memer_1, whole genome shotgun sequence genome:
- the LOC128558181 gene encoding uncharacterized protein LOC128558181: MTLLFFVSGKPDVIGLSQKLIAGEEFAKSRNELLSQVTVDGFSELMKSVGALIYKDDVIGTVFRAGDCYVFTARHVVRKIIDVNLNGQYDFSRLETEDVSVNFNASVAKPACFAYRVCLEFYSNDPYLDFAVLRITNPVQLPKKMFLDKYNFERLQAIMLSGIGYGHPEQDSKCKKHLDPNCQIIFAIDDRITECRAWLEQNIIYYQNHVRQNGANPALVDNSYIDIDTLHNIFLDITMEHGGSGSPFLDNNGRVVGILTHGHPEFCFKLPKLIQLNFPKGKRFESVLRLDYIYNHIFERDPELAGKLFG; encoded by the exons atgacccttttgttttttgtttcaggaaAGCCAGATGTTATTGGATTAAGTCAGAAATTAATAGCTGGAGAAGAATTTGCTAAAAGTCGAAATGAACTGCTTTCACAGGTTACAGTTGATGGCTTTTCAGAGCTTATGAAATCAGTTGGTGCATTGATTTATAAAGATGATGTTATTGGAACAGTCTTCAGAGCAGGAGATTGCTACGTTTTCACAGCAAGACATGTGGTTCGAAAAATAATTG ATGTAAATCTCAATGGTCAGTATGATTTCTCACGTCTGGAGACTGAAGATGTCTCGGTAAACTTCAATGCATCAGTTGCAAAACCAGCTTGCTTTGCTTACAGAGTATGTCTTGAATTTTATAGTAATGATCCTTATTTGGACTTTGCTGTTCTCAGAATAACAAACCCAGTGCAGCTACCTAAGAAGATGTTCCTAGATAAGTACAATTTTGAAAGATTACAGGCAATAATGCTGTCAGGCATTGGATATGGACACCCTGAACAAGACAGTAAATGCAAAAAACATTTAGATCCTAATTGTCAAATAATTTTTGCAATAGATGATAGAATCACAGAGTGTAGAGCATGGCTTGAGCAGAATATCATTTATTACCAAAATCATGTTCGTCAAAATGGTGCAAATCCTGCACTTGTTGATAACAGCTACATAGATATTGATACCCTACACAACATTTTCTTGGATATTACCATGGAGCATGGGGGCTCTGGGTCTCCGTTTCTTGATAACAATGGAAGGGTTGTAGGCATCCTAACTCACGGCCATCctgaattttgtttcaaattgccAAAGTTGATTCAACTTAATTTCCCAAAAGGAAAAAGATTTGAATCAGTGTTAAGACTAGATTATATCTATAATCACATTTTTGAAAGAGATCCAGAGCTTGCAGGTAAACTTTTTGGATAG
- the LOC128557840 gene encoding uncharacterized protein LOC128557840, giving the protein MSKTRVAPLKKLTLPRLELMAAVIGSRLCKHLKQNTSIPQIHLWSDSQIVLYWLQTSKTLQRFVRNRVTEIHELTENRKWRYCPTKDNPADLLTRGISTSHFKISNLWFQGPKWLTTPDSWPVWQERDTYVTMATITDPVPTSKSEYTALPVNNSSFVDMSRFSSLAKLLKVTAYVLRFIDNCRGGRSTGSQETLTTEELHRAEMVCIRSCQMSKYQAEVKDIQTKRYKLPLSRQLKLFLNNGILKCRGRIHNAPLDEMTKYPYLLPAKHPFTNLVISDAHSRLLHTDVSSTITFLRQKYWIPSIRQNVKVILRKCTCCKKIVGKPYSAPDPPPLPKSRVSDVKPFIYTGVDFTGALLVRDNNRNDVKAYLCLFTCATTRAVHLELVPDLSAESFLQAFRRFCSRKSVPHVMMSDNANTFLSASRQLQDLVQSISVKEELNDRGIEWKMIPKRAPWFGRMWERLIGLTKTTTKKVLGRSYVTYQTLQTVITEIEAMINDRPLTYVTSGALDEPEILTPSHLLYGRRITKLPYEEDVPTNPVPSDRPSVIKRATLQRTMINHFRDRWRHEYLTALRERHQTTGRNDQTISVGDVVLVHNDVPRLLWKLAVVEELVPGKRWTYSKC; this is encoded by the coding sequence ATGTCTAAGACGCGTGTTGCTCCGTTGAAAAAGTTAACGTTACCGAGGTTAGAGCTGATGGCTGCAGTGATTGGTTCCAGACTCTGTAAGCACCTGAAGCAGAACACCAGCATACCACAGATACACCTTTGGTCAGACAGTCAGATTGTGTTGTACTGGCTCCAGACGTCCAAGACACTCCAGCGATTCGTTCGGAACCGTGTGACTGAAATCCACGAGCTGACCGAAAACCGAAAATGGAGGTATTGCCCGACGAAGGACAATCCCGCAGATTTACTAACCAGAGGAATTTCGACATCGCACTTCAAAATTAGTAATCTATGGTTCCAAGGACCTAAATGGCTCACTACACCTGACAGTTGGCCAGTTTGGCAAGAAAGAGATACTTATGTTACTATGGCAACGATTACAGATCCAGTACCTACTAGCAAATCGGAATATACAGCTTTACCAGTGAACAACAGCAGTTTTGTCGACATGTCAAGATTCAGCTCGTTGGCAAAGTTACTCAAAGTTACAGCTTATGTACTGCGTTTCATAGATAACTGTCGAGGCGGGAGGTCCACTGGAAGTCAAGAAACTTTAACTACAGAGGAACTACACAGGGCAGAGATGGTGTGCATACGAAGCTGCCAGATGTCTAAATATCAAGCAGAAGTGAAAGATATACAGACCAAGAGATACAAACTTCCACTATCTAGACAACTTAAATTATTTCTCAACAATGGAATTTTGAAGTGCCGTGGACGTATCCACAATGCACCACTAGACGAAATGACCAAGTACCCGTACCTGCTACCAGCTAAACATCCATTCACCAACTTGGTTATCAGTGACGCACACTCAAGATTACTACATACCGACGTTAGTTCAACTATCACGTTCTTAAGACAGAAATACTGGATTCCGTCTATCCGTCAAAATGTGAAGGTCATACTACGTAAATGTACCTGTTGTAAGAAGATTGTTGGTAAACCATACTCAGCACCTGATCCACCTCCACTACCAAAGAGCAGAGTTTCTGACGTCAAGCCGTTTATCTACACAGGAGTAGATTTCACTGGGGCATTACTGGTTCGAGATAACAACAGAAACGACGTTAAAGCATACCTATGCTTGTTTACGTGCGCTACTACGAGAGCAGTTCATCTAGAACTAGTTCCAGATCTATCAGCAGAGTCATTCCTACAAGCATTCCGACGTTTTTGTAGCAGAAAATCTGTTCCTCACGTTATGATGTCAGACAACGCTAACACCTTCTTATCAGCATCCAGACAGTTACAGGATTTGGTCCAGTCTATCTCAGTTAAAGAAGAACTCAACGACAGAGGAATTGAGTGGAAGATGATACCGAAACGAGCACCTTGGTTCGGTAGAATGTGGGAACGTCTAATAGGTCTGACGAAAACAACGACAAAGAAAGTGTTGGGACGGTCCTATGTCACCTACCAAACGTTACAAACTGTGATTACGGAAATTGAGGCGATGATTAACGATAGGCCGTTGACGTATGTCACTTCCGGCGCATTAGATGAACCCGAAATACTTACACCGTCACACTTACTTTACGGCAGACGAATCACCAAACTACCGTACGAAGAAGATGTCCCTACAAATCCTGTACCGAGTGACCGCCCGTCAGTTATCAAACGGGCTACGCTACAAAGGACGATGATCAACCATTTCCGGGATAGATGGCGTCACGAATACTTAACCGCTTTAAGAGAACGTCATCAGACGACAGGCAGAAATGACCAGACGATATCTGTTGGAGACGTTGTGCTGGTCCACAACGATGTTCCCCGTTTGCTTTGGAAACTTGCTGTGGTTGAAGAACTTGTTCCAGGAAAAAGATGGACTTATTCGAAGTGCTAA